The following proteins are encoded in a genomic region of Streptomyces gobiensis:
- a CDS encoding VOC family protein has protein sequence MPKKIFVNLPVKDLDRSIAFFTELGFSFDSQFTDENASCLVISDDIYAMLLVEPYFRTFTKKDIADATTSTEAILCLGVDSRQEVDELADKALAAGGQPAMDSNDQGFMYGRSFQDPDGHHWEVMYMDIASAS, from the coding sequence ATGCCCAAGAAGATCTTCGTCAACCTCCCCGTCAAGGACCTCGACAGGTCGATCGCGTTCTTCACCGAACTCGGCTTCTCCTTCGACTCCCAGTTCACGGACGAGAACGCGTCCTGCCTGGTCATCAGCGATGACATCTACGCCATGCTGCTCGTTGAACCGTACTTCCGGACCTTCACCAAGAAGGACATCGCTGACGCCACGACCAGCACCGAGGCAATCCTGTGCCTGGGAGTCGACAGCAGGCAGGAGGTCGACGAGCTGGCCGACAAGGCCCTCGCCGCTGGCGGACAGCCCGCCATGGACAGCAACGACCAGGGGTTCATGTACGGACGCAGCTTCCAGGACCCTGATGGACACCACTGGGAGGTGATGTACATGGACATCGCCTCGGCGTCGTAG
- a CDS encoding trypsin-like peptidase domain-containing protein: protein MGTTGILAAGLLWGGSPAPAVEPSSAADEAPLLDAGSPAGKKFRASGRLIGGNGTTCTATLIHATGKPDPADKALVLSNGHCVSDSMKTNEVIASESAPAGWSFTPAFFHDNVSEHQRFPVERITYATMKDIDVSVLQLSATYGDLQKLEVTPRTLSAGRPAVGSALQAAHAPTDGVQDGKRFLRLSDCAVTASSVSLHEYTWLWEGATRTDCLGISGGSSGGAVTATDGNQLVGLINTVSTSGYLGCGLGRPCEGSPSGLVVPKDNTVYATPVDAVASCLDERGLRLDKQGCRLDRGQQVNVTASGQHTQSETSQGRARWDAHITPAGDQAHAYVTFKSGPLGVIDCKKPEGYAKPQPLTSAGVDYDELLAEEDNIYVLCVVGGPDNTLRGHGWDTSFAHPSYAYARVDNTAPSVPPQVDIERFGSGAEASYWVRPVYAPWEITAYKVKYGPEATIDCADPEGYRHYLGVPTTLKASEGPWTYCAIGYDNADNPTKPAAFALPSTTR from the coding sequence ATGGGAACAACCGGGATCCTAGCCGCCGGACTGTTATGGGGAGGCTCCCCGGCCCCGGCCGTCGAACCGTCATCCGCCGCCGACGAAGCGCCACTGCTGGATGCCGGCTCCCCTGCCGGGAAGAAGTTCCGGGCCTCCGGACGTCTCATAGGCGGCAACGGGACAACCTGTACAGCGACGCTTATTCACGCCACCGGAAAGCCGGACCCGGCCGATAAGGCGCTCGTCCTGAGTAATGGGCACTGCGTCAGCGACTCCATGAAGACCAACGAGGTCATCGCCAGCGAGAGCGCGCCAGCGGGCTGGAGTTTCACACCCGCGTTCTTCCACGACAATGTCTCCGAGCACCAGCGGTTTCCCGTAGAGCGCATCACCTACGCGACGATGAAGGACATCGATGTCTCGGTGCTCCAGCTCTCGGCCACCTACGGGGATCTCCAGAAACTTGAGGTAACGCCGCGGACTCTGTCAGCCGGCCGGCCCGCTGTGGGTTCGGCTCTGCAGGCGGCGCACGCGCCGACCGACGGTGTGCAGGACGGCAAGCGGTTTCTGCGGCTGTCCGACTGTGCGGTCACGGCCTCCTCGGTGTCCCTGCATGAGTACACCTGGCTGTGGGAGGGCGCCACCCGGACCGACTGCCTCGGCATCAGCGGCGGCTCCTCGGGCGGCGCCGTCACCGCCACGGACGGAAACCAGCTCGTCGGGCTGATCAATACCGTCTCCACCTCCGGATACCTCGGCTGTGGACTGGGGCGGCCCTGTGAGGGAAGCCCGTCGGGACTGGTGGTTCCCAAGGACAACACCGTCTACGCCACCCCGGTCGATGCGGTCGCCTCATGCCTGGACGAGCGAGGGCTGCGGCTGGACAAGCAGGGGTGCCGGCTCGATCGAGGTCAGCAGGTGAATGTCACCGCGTCGGGACAGCACACACAGAGCGAGACCTCCCAGGGGCGGGCCCGCTGGGACGCCCACATCACACCCGCCGGTGACCAGGCACACGCGTACGTCACCTTCAAGAGCGGCCCATTGGGTGTCATCGACTGCAAGAAGCCGGAAGGGTATGCCAAGCCTCAGCCGCTGACCTCCGCGGGAGTGGACTACGACGAACTCCTGGCGGAAGAAGACAACATATACGTCCTCTGCGTGGTGGGCGGACCGGATAACACCCTGCGGGGACACGGCTGGGATACCTCTTTCGCGCACCCGTCGTACGCCTACGCCCGCGTCGACAACACCGCGCCGAGCGTGCCCCCGCAGGTCGACATCGAACGTTTCGGCAGCGGAGCGGAAGCCTCCTACTGGGTACGGCCGGTGTACGCGCCATGGGAGATCACCGCGTACAAGGTCAAGTACGGGCCGGAGGCGACCATCGACTGTGCGGACCCCGAGGGCTACCGGCACTATCTGGGCGTCCCCACCACCCTGAAGGCGTCCGAAGGCCCCTGGACATACTGCGCCATCGGCTATGACAACGCCGACAATCCCACAAAGCCCGCGGCATTCGCTCTGCCGTCCACCACCCGCTGA
- the ligD gene encoding non-homologous end-joining DNA ligase, with the protein MAPMTIVEGRRLALSNLEKVLYPSSGTTKGELVHYYARTAPVMLPHLYGRPVSFLRYPDGPEGQKFFTKNVPPHAPEWVQTYEIPRSDGTVNEHVLVQDVPSLLWAANLVVEFHTTTWRTTAGRGLADLLVFDLDPGKGATVVDCCTVAQWLHGRLTADGLSVYPKTSGSVGLHVLVPITLTPAKRATAYAKSLAEEAERALPDLVVHRMTRSLRPGKVFIDYSQNAAAKTTATAYTVRARQTPTVSTPVTWAEIEACTQPDQLAFQIDDIFDRLEDHGDLMAPLTAPDRSSPLPADPPAT; encoded by the coding sequence ATGGCTCCGATGACCATCGTGGAGGGGCGACGTCTGGCCCTGAGCAATCTGGAGAAGGTCCTCTACCCGAGCAGCGGTACGACGAAGGGTGAGCTGGTCCACTACTACGCCCGGACCGCTCCCGTTATGCTCCCGCATCTGTACGGGCGTCCGGTGAGCTTTCTGCGCTACCCGGACGGGCCCGAAGGCCAGAAGTTCTTCACGAAGAATGTGCCGCCCCACGCTCCGGAGTGGGTGCAGACCTATGAGATTCCAAGGAGCGACGGCACCGTCAACGAACACGTCCTCGTCCAGGATGTGCCGTCACTGCTGTGGGCGGCCAACCTCGTGGTGGAGTTCCACACCACCACCTGGCGGACCACCGCCGGTCGCGGCCTCGCGGACCTGCTGGTCTTCGATCTCGACCCGGGCAAGGGCGCAACCGTGGTGGACTGCTGCACCGTCGCCCAGTGGCTTCATGGCCGCCTCACGGCCGACGGCCTGTCCGTCTATCCGAAGACCTCCGGCTCCGTGGGGCTGCATGTGCTGGTCCCCATCACGCTCACGCCCGCGAAGCGGGCCACCGCGTACGCCAAATCCCTCGCTGAGGAGGCCGAAAGGGCCCTGCCCGACCTGGTCGTCCACCGGATGACCCGCTCTCTGCGGCCGGGGAAGGTATTCATCGACTACAGCCAGAACGCCGCAGCCAAGACCACCGCCACCGCTTACACCGTGCGCGCCCGTCAGACCCCGACCGTGTCCACTCCCGTCACATGGGCCGAGATCGAGGCCTGCACCCAGCCTGACCAGCTTGCCTTCCAGATCGACGATATCTTCGACCGCCTGGAGGACCATGGCGACCTGATGGCCCCCCTCACCGCCCCTGACCGCAGCAGCCCCCTGCCCGCGGACCCCCCGGCCACATAG
- the pqqA gene encoding pyrroloquinoline quinone precursor peptide PqqA — MTDSVQQAVEQAAQQPVAGTEESATWQTPDYTVVETGLEVTAYLLSDR, encoded by the coding sequence ATGACCGACTCCGTACAACAGGCAGTGGAGCAGGCAGCACAGCAGCCGGTGGCTGGTACCGAGGAGAGCGCGACCTGGCAGACCCCCGACTACACGGTGGTCGAGACCGGTCTCGAGGTTACCGCCTACCTCCTGAGCGACCGTTAG
- a CDS encoding acyl-CoA dehydrogenase family protein: protein MAEFALDLNDDQKAVQEWIHGFAADVMRPAAAEWDEREETPWPIIQEAAKIGLYSLDFYAQQFFDPTGLGIPMAMEELFWGDAGIGLSIVGTGLAAVGVLANGTEEQVGTWIPQMYGDADDVKVAAFCSSEPDAGSDVSAMRTRAVYDGAKDEWVLNGTKTWATNGGIANVHVVVAVVDPELGARGHASFIIPPDTPGLSQGQKFKKHGIRASHTAEVVLEDVRIPGHCLLGGKEKLDERLARARERARTGGARTKNAAMATFEASRPAVGAQAVGIARAAYEVALDYAKTRVQFGRPIIDNQGIAFQLADMRTRIDAARLLVWRASWMAAAGKPFDSAEGSMSKLFAGETAKSVTSQAMQILGGNGFTREYPVERMHRDAAIYTIFEGTSEIQRLVIARTVSGVTVR from the coding sequence ATGGCAGAGTTCGCGCTGGATCTCAACGATGACCAGAAGGCCGTACAAGAGTGGATCCACGGGTTCGCTGCCGATGTGATGCGCCCGGCCGCCGCCGAGTGGGACGAGCGCGAGGAAACGCCCTGGCCCATCATCCAGGAGGCCGCGAAGATCGGCCTTTACTCCCTCGACTTCTACGCCCAGCAGTTCTTCGACCCCACGGGTCTGGGAATTCCGATGGCCATGGAGGAGCTGTTCTGGGGCGATGCCGGCATCGGTCTGTCGATCGTCGGTACCGGCCTGGCCGCTGTCGGTGTCCTGGCCAATGGCACCGAGGAGCAGGTAGGAACCTGGATTCCGCAGATGTACGGGGACGCGGACGACGTCAAGGTCGCTGCCTTCTGCTCCTCCGAGCCCGACGCGGGCTCTGACGTCTCCGCCATGCGCACCCGCGCCGTCTACGACGGGGCCAAGGATGAATGGGTGCTGAACGGCACCAAGACCTGGGCGACGAACGGCGGTATCGCCAACGTCCATGTCGTCGTCGCGGTCGTCGACCCGGAACTGGGCGCCCGGGGCCACGCCTCCTTCATCATTCCCCCCGATACCCCTGGCCTTTCCCAGGGCCAGAAATTCAAGAAGCACGGTATCCGCGCCTCACACACCGCTGAGGTCGTCCTCGAGGACGTCCGTATCCCTGGGCACTGCCTCCTGGGCGGCAAGGAGAAGCTGGACGAGCGGCTCGCCCGCGCCCGCGAACGGGCCCGTACGGGCGGTGCCCGCACCAAGAACGCAGCCATGGCCACCTTCGAGGCCTCCCGCCCCGCTGTCGGCGCCCAGGCTGTCGGTATCGCCCGCGCCGCCTATGAGGTCGCCCTGGACTACGCCAAGACGCGGGTGCAGTTCGGTCGGCCGATCATCGACAACCAGGGGATCGCTTTCCAGCTCGCTGATATGCGCACGCGAATCGACGCCGCTCGCCTTCTCGTGTGGCGCGCTTCCTGGATGGCGGCCGCGGGCAAGCCATTCGACTCCGCGGAGGGATCGATGTCCAAGCTGTTCGCGGGGGAGACGGCGAAGTCGGTGACGTCACAGGCCATGCAGATCCTGGGCGGTAACGGATTCACCCGCGAGTACCCGGTCGAGCGGATGCACCGGGACGCTGCCATCTACACCATTTTTGAGGGTACGAGCGAGATTCAGCGTCTGGTGATCGCACGGACCGTTTCCGGTGTGACGGTGCGGTGA
- a CDS encoding glycoside hydrolase family 3 N-terminal domain-containing protein — translation MRWSRPARWRGRLLLAAAMLLTTTVVTAPAPASATADPTYKDPSRPVPQRVDDLLGRMSLDEKIGQMTQAERTAVSAADLTTYRLGSLLSGGGSAPSPNTATAWADMYDGFQQAAMATPLGIPMIYGVDAVHGHNNVHGATIFPHNIGLGATGDPALVRRIGRATAEEVSGTGIDWNFSPCLCVARNDRWGRTYESYGEKPEIATSMTTLITGLQGARLSDPGSVMATAKHYLGDGGTTGGKDQGDTEVSEAELRAVHLPPFRKAIARNAGSVMISYSSWNGTKLHGHRYLITDVLKQELGFEGVVISDWNAIDQIDGQPGFTAEEVRTSVNAGLDMIMLPYEWRSFISLLRDEVRAGRVPMSRIDDANRRILTKKFELGLFEKPYTDRSYTGKVGSAEHRKLAREAVRASQVVLKNKHGVLPLPKTAGKVFVAGKNADDIGNQSGGWTIDWQGKSGPITPGTTILQGIRSAVSPATTVTYGRNGNGVDGSYQAAIAVVGETPYAEGQGDRTGGLGLDREDLDTLARLKASGVPVVVVLVSGRPLGIAAELPLWDALVAAWLPGTEGGGVADVLFGDHQPTGKLPVTWMRSASQLPINDGDGKPALFAYGHGKQFPQKQNPYDVIGAAYYDEQRGVRLERCTDVGCGQNIGWIADGDHAGYADVDFGSSAPTRVTTRLASGSGATGALEYRLDSPTGPLLATVPTRNTGGWQSWTSRTVNTSGTVTGVHRLYVVASGGGDADLVNLNWFQFSR, via the coding sequence ATGCGATGGTCCCGCCCCGCGCGCTGGCGCGGTCGTTTACTGCTGGCCGCGGCCATGCTGCTGACGACCACGGTCGTCACCGCCCCCGCCCCCGCGTCGGCGACAGCCGATCCGACCTACAAGGACCCGAGCCGGCCCGTGCCGCAGCGGGTCGACGACCTGCTCGGCAGAATGTCGCTGGACGAGAAGATCGGCCAGATGACACAGGCCGAGCGGACCGCGGTCTCCGCCGCCGATCTCACCACGTACCGGCTCGGCTCGCTGCTGTCCGGCGGCGGCTCGGCCCCGTCGCCCAACACCGCGACGGCCTGGGCAGATATGTACGACGGCTTCCAGCAGGCCGCGATGGCCACCCCGCTCGGCATCCCGATGATCTACGGTGTGGACGCGGTGCACGGTCACAACAATGTGCACGGGGCGACCATCTTTCCGCACAACATCGGCCTCGGCGCCACGGGCGACCCCGCACTGGTGCGGCGCATCGGCAGGGCCACCGCCGAGGAGGTCTCGGGCACCGGCATTGACTGGAACTTCTCCCCCTGCCTGTGCGTCGCGCGCAACGACCGCTGGGGCCGGACCTACGAGTCGTACGGCGAGAAGCCCGAGATCGCCACATCGATGACCACGCTCATCACCGGGCTGCAGGGGGCCAGGCTCTCCGACCCCGGCTCCGTCATGGCCACGGCCAAGCACTACCTCGGTGATGGCGGCACCACCGGAGGCAAGGACCAGGGCGACACCGAGGTGAGCGAGGCTGAGCTGCGCGCCGTCCATCTGCCGCCCTTCCGCAAGGCCATCGCCAGGAACGCCGGCTCGGTGATGATCTCCTACAGCAGCTGGAACGGCACAAAGCTGCACGGCCACCGCTACCTGATCACCGATGTCCTCAAGCAGGAGCTGGGATTCGAGGGGGTGGTCATCTCGGACTGGAACGCCATCGACCAGATCGACGGCCAGCCCGGCTTCACCGCCGAAGAGGTGCGTACCTCGGTCAATGCGGGCCTGGACATGATCATGCTGCCGTATGAGTGGCGTTCGTTCATCTCGCTGCTCAGGGACGAGGTGCGGGCCGGGCGTGTGCCGATGTCCCGCATCGACGACGCCAACCGGCGGATCCTGACCAAGAAGTTCGAACTGGGGCTGTTCGAGAAGCCGTACACCGACCGCTCGTACACCGGCAAGGTCGGCAGTGCGGAGCACCGGAAGCTGGCCCGTGAGGCCGTGCGCGCATCGCAGGTGGTGCTCAAGAACAAGCACGGCGTGCTGCCGTTACCCAAGACCGCCGGCAAGGTCTTCGTGGCCGGCAAGAACGCCGACGACATCGGGAACCAGAGCGGTGGCTGGACCATCGACTGGCAGGGCAAGAGCGGCCCGATCACACCGGGAACCACGATCCTGCAGGGCATCCGTTCGGCCGTATCTCCCGCCACGACCGTCACCTACGGCCGTAACGGCAACGGCGTCGACGGCAGTTACCAGGCCGCCATCGCCGTCGTCGGCGAGACGCCCTACGCGGAGGGCCAAGGCGACCGGACGGGCGGACTCGGTCTGGACCGCGAGGACCTGGACACGCTCGCACGGCTGAAGGCATCCGGCGTACCGGTGGTCGTGGTCCTTGTCTCCGGGCGCCCGCTGGGCATCGCCGCCGAGCTGCCGTTGTGGGACGCGCTGGTGGCGGCGTGGCTGCCCGGTACCGAGGGCGGCGGAGTCGCGGACGTCCTCTTCGGCGACCACCAGCCGACGGGGAAACTGCCGGTGACCTGGATGCGGAGCGCGAGCCAGCTGCCGATCAACGACGGCGACGGCAAACCGGCGCTGTTCGCCTACGGCCACGGCAAGCAGTTCCCACAGAAGCAGAACCCCTACGACGTCATCGGCGCGGCCTACTACGACGAACAGCGCGGCGTCCGGCTGGAGCGCTGCACCGACGTTGGCTGCGGGCAGAACATCGGGTGGATCGCGGACGGTGACCATGCCGGCTACGCCGATGTGGACTTCGGCAGCTCCGCCCCCACCCGGGTGACGACCAGGCTGGCGTCCGGCTCCGGCGCCACGGGAGCCCTGGAGTACCGGTTGGACAGCCCCACCGGGCCGCTGCTCGCCACCGTTCCGACGCGCAACACCGGTGGCTGGCAGTCCTGGACGAGCCGCACGGTGAACACCAGCGGCACGGTCACGGGCGTGCACCGGCTGTACGTGGTGGCAAGCGGAGGCGGTGACGCCGACCTGGTCAACCTGAACTGGTTCCAGTTCAGCCGATAG
- a CDS encoding PQQ-dependent sugar dehydrogenase translates to MGAAAATAIAAGLLVAAPGTTNAAVDSVPSGIRTISSGWTIPWGLSWLPDGSALLTERDSFKVFRLTRSGDKTEIGTVPNVETTGGEGGLLGIAVSPDWDSDHHIYLMHSASRDNRIVRMTYDGSSLGDYTALVTGIKKNRYHNGGRIKFGPDGYLYATTGDAQSAGLAQDKNSLNGKILRMTTDGEPAPGNPFGTLVYSLGHRNPQGLTWDPDGRLWEAEFGSSKYDELNLIEPGKNYGWPVCEGECSTSGMTNPKRQWPVSEASPSAVTYADGAIYMAALRGQRLWRIPVDGSHAGDPKAYYVNDYGRLRTVEKVPGSNALWLSTTNADNNGRQPDGADKVFQVDLG, encoded by the coding sequence ATGGGGGCCGCCGCTGCCACCGCGATCGCGGCCGGGCTGCTCGTCGCGGCCCCCGGGACCACAAACGCCGCCGTGGACTCGGTCCCCTCCGGCATCCGGACCATCTCCTCCGGCTGGACGATCCCGTGGGGCCTGAGCTGGCTGCCTGACGGCTCGGCCCTGCTCACCGAGCGGGATTCGTTCAAGGTGTTCCGGCTCACGCGGTCGGGCGACAAGACCGAGATCGGAACGGTACCCAACGTCGAGACCACGGGCGGCGAGGGCGGTCTGCTGGGCATCGCGGTCTCGCCGGACTGGGACAGCGACCACCACATCTACCTCATGCACTCGGCCTCCCGCGACAACCGGATCGTCCGGATGACCTACGACGGCTCCTCGCTCGGCGACTACACGGCGCTGGTCACGGGGATCAAGAAGAACCGGTACCACAACGGCGGCCGTATCAAGTTCGGCCCCGACGGCTACCTCTACGCCACCACAGGAGACGCACAGAGCGCCGGCCTGGCACAGGACAAGAACTCGTTGAACGGCAAGATCCTGCGGATGACCACCGACGGCGAACCCGCCCCCGGCAATCCATTCGGCACGCTCGTCTACTCTCTCGGCCACCGCAACCCGCAGGGCCTCACCTGGGACCCGGACGGCAGGCTCTGGGAGGCCGAGTTCGGCAGCAGCAAGTACGACGAGCTCAATCTGATCGAGCCGGGCAAGAACTACGGCTGGCCGGTCTGTGAGGGCGAGTGCTCCACCTCGGGGATGACCAACCCGAAGCGGCAGTGGCCGGTCAGCGAGGCCTCGCCGAGCGCGGTCACCTACGCCGACGGGGCCATCTACATGGCGGCCCTGCGCGGCCAGCGGCTGTGGCGTATCCCGGTCGACGGCAGCCACGCCGGTGACCCCAAGGCGTACTACGTCAACGACTACGGCCGGCTGCGCACGGTGGAGAAGGTCCCGGGGAGCAACGCCCTGTGGCTGTCCACGACCAACGCCGACAACAACGGCCGCCAGCCGGACGGCGCCGACAAGGTCTTCCAGGTCGACCTCGGGTAG
- a CDS encoding AMIN-like domain-containing (lipo)protein produces MRRMLTALAAIALLGSGLSAGMTTPANAANCATDWGSLPKASPESAYKPLENIRTGRHDCYDRIVFDVPDATSSNAIGYHVSYVSELHQDGTGDHIPVSGGAVLELRVAAPSYDPQTGKPTYGGKAGQALPGVDLTGYQTFRDARFASSFEGDTQVGLGVRAKLPFRVFQMGDRVVVDVAHSWAASR; encoded by the coding sequence ATGCGACGAATGCTGACAGCGCTGGCTGCGATAGCGCTGCTGGGATCGGGGCTCTCGGCCGGGATGACCACACCGGCGAACGCGGCGAACTGCGCCACCGACTGGGGAAGCCTGCCGAAGGCCAGCCCCGAGTCGGCGTACAAGCCGCTTGAGAACATCCGGACCGGGCGCCACGACTGCTACGACAGAATCGTCTTCGACGTGCCCGACGCGACGTCCAGCAACGCGATCGGCTACCACGTCAGCTATGTAAGCGAGCTGCACCAGGACGGAACCGGGGACCACATCCCGGTGAGCGGCGGTGCCGTCCTTGAGCTACGGGTCGCCGCGCCGAGCTACGACCCGCAAACCGGCAAGCCGACTTATGGCGGCAAGGCCGGACAGGCACTCCCCGGTGTGGACCTCACCGGCTACCAGACGTTCAGGGACGCGCGGTTCGCGAGCAGCTTCGAAGGCGATACCCAAGTGGGCTTGGGCGTACGGGCAAAGCTGCCGTTCCGGGTGTTCCAGATGGGCGACCGCGTGGTCGTGGACGTAGCCCACTCCTGGGCAGCGAGCCGCTGA
- a CDS encoding Ku protein, with amino-acid sequence MRSTWKGSISFGLVNIPVQLYTATQEHDIPLHQVHEKDGSRVRMRRFCEAEDKEIPYEEITKGYEAPDGTTVKLTDEDLAELPVPSKKVIDVLAFVDADTIDPLMFSKPYYVGVADRSASKPYALLREALSESGQIAVTKIAMRTRESLAVLRVVGDTLVLQTCLWPDEVRPISDIAPEEDVAVRPQELKMARSLMETLSEDFDLTELHDEYQEALRQVLEARLQGVEPPHAEEVPAAGGKVIDLMAALEKSVEDAKTSRGEQAPAKKTAKKAAGSKKSSTAKTAKSTAKKTTAKKKAPAKKSAGRRTAS; translated from the coding sequence ATGCGATCTACCTGGAAAGGGTCAATTTCGTTCGGGCTAGTGAACATCCCGGTTCAGCTCTACACCGCCACCCAGGAGCACGACATCCCGCTCCACCAGGTCCACGAAAAGGACGGCTCGCGGGTGCGCATGAGACGGTTCTGCGAGGCAGAGGACAAGGAAATCCCCTACGAGGAGATCACCAAGGGCTACGAGGCCCCGGACGGCACCACCGTCAAGCTGACCGATGAGGATCTGGCGGAGCTGCCGGTGCCCAGTAAGAAAGTGATCGACGTACTGGCCTTCGTGGACGCCGACACCATCGATCCTCTGATGTTCTCCAAGCCCTATTACGTGGGTGTCGCCGACCGCTCCGCCAGCAAGCCCTACGCCCTGCTCCGGGAAGCGCTGTCGGAGTCCGGGCAGATCGCCGTCACCAAGATCGCCATGCGGACCAGGGAGTCTCTCGCCGTTCTCCGTGTAGTGGGAGACACACTTGTCCTGCAGACATGTCTATGGCCGGACGAGGTCCGCCCCATCAGCGACATCGCCCCGGAAGAAGATGTGGCGGTGCGGCCACAGGAACTCAAGATGGCCCGTTCTCTGATGGAAACCCTGTCCGAGGATTTCGACCTGACCGAGCTCCACGACGAGTATCAGGAGGCGCTGCGGCAAGTGCTCGAAGCCCGCCTGCAGGGTGTGGAGCCGCCGCACGCCGAGGAGGTGCCGGCGGCTGGGGGCAAGGTCATCGACTTGATGGCCGCCCTGGAGAAGAGCGTCGAGGACGCCAAGACGAGCCGCGGCGAGCAGGCCCCAGCGAAGAAGACGGCCAAGAAGGCGGCCGGCTCAAAAAAGTCCAGTACCGCCAAGACAGCCAAGAGCACAGCCAAGAAGACAACGGCGAAGAAGAAGGCTCCGGCGAAGAAGTCCGCCGGCCGCCGCACTGCTTCCTAG
- the def gene encoding peptide deformylase: MRRGAIPGSSGSIRPLRLFGDPALHAACEDVTDFGAPLTRLIEDMFATMYAARGVGLAANQIGLPLRVFVYDCPDDDDQRHIGHLINPRLAGTGDLAIRGPEGCLSLPGLEAATARSDHAVVEGLRSDGSVARVEGTGFFARCLQHECDHLDGTVYADRLGGLRRRALLRAIRRTSWAGRSGA; the protein is encoded by the coding sequence ATGCGACGTGGCGCCATACCCGGCAGTTCCGGAAGCATCCGGCCTCTGCGTCTTTTCGGCGATCCGGCACTGCACGCCGCCTGCGAGGACGTGACGGACTTCGGCGCACCGCTCACGCGGCTCATCGAGGATATGTTCGCCACCATGTACGCGGCCAGGGGAGTGGGGCTGGCAGCCAATCAGATCGGCCTTCCTCTGCGGGTATTCGTATACGACTGCCCGGACGACGATGACCAGCGGCATATTGGCCATCTGATCAATCCGCGCCTTGCCGGGACCGGTGACCTGGCCATCCGTGGCCCGGAGGGCTGTCTGTCCCTTCCCGGTCTGGAGGCCGCGACGGCCCGTTCCGACCACGCCGTCGTGGAAGGACTGCGCTCCGACGGCAGCGTGGCCCGGGTCGAGGGCACCGGCTTCTTCGCCCGGTGTCTGCAGCACGAGTGCGACCACCTCGACGGGACCGTGTACGCGGACCGGCTCGGCGGACTGCGGCGCCGGGCGCTGCTGCGCGCCATCCGGCGCACCTCCTGGGCGGGCCGGTCGGGCGCCTAG
- a CDS encoding TetR family transcriptional regulator — MNTSQQSDQRSAAERRRAELLEAADRVVMREGPGASMNAIAAEAGITKPILYRHFGDKGGLYRALAIRHTDALLEALRAALDAPAGRRERVESTLDTYLAAIEAHPQVYRFLMHPAEEEAGRDQGFDVGQHSAPLLRRLGEELGRVIDERVDLGPGSDELARVWGHGIVGMMHAAGDWWLRDRPCPRAQLVKHLADLLWGRLAAAGDRLGGPAF, encoded by the coding sequence ATGAACACCAGTCAGCAGAGCGACCAGCGCAGCGCCGCCGAGCGCAGACGTGCGGAGTTGCTGGAGGCCGCCGACCGGGTGGTGATGCGGGAGGGCCCCGGCGCCTCCATGAACGCCATCGCCGCCGAGGCCGGTATCACCAAGCCCATCCTCTACCGCCACTTCGGAGACAAGGGAGGGCTCTACCGAGCCCTGGCGATACGGCACACCGATGCCCTGCTGGAGGCCTTGCGCGCCGCGCTGGACGCTCCCGCCGGACGACGCGAGCGGGTCGAGTCCACGCTGGACACCTACCTCGCCGCGATCGAGGCCCATCCGCAGGTCTACCGGTTCCTGATGCACCCGGCCGAGGAGGAGGCGGGCAGGGATCAGGGATTTGATGTCGGGCAGCACTCGGCCCCCCTGCTGCGCAGACTGGGCGAGGAGCTCGGCAGGGTCATCGATGAGCGGGTCGACCTCGGCCCGGGGAGCGATGAGCTGGCCCGGGTGTGGGGTCATGGCATCGTCGGGATGATGCACGCGGCCGGGGACTGGTGGCTCAGGGACCGCCCTTGCCCACGTGCCCAGCTGGTCAAGCATCTGGCGGATCTGCTCTGGGGACGCCTGGCCGCGGCCGGCGACCGGCTCGGCGGACCGGCGTTCTGA